One region of Bacillus zhangzhouensis genomic DNA includes:
- the crtI gene encoding phytoene desaturase family protein encodes MKKVIIIGGGLGGLSAAIRLQSRGVQVTILEKEAALGGKLQRHHGAGYSFDLGPSTITMKAYFEEVFTSCHRRMEDYVIFYPIFPLTKNVFSDGHTVEFTPNMEQMESQIAAFSPEDAKQYRAFLQESKKLFQKAEEQFLNRLLLRWKDKADFKLMKALFAVKPFTSVQRLLRQYFRHPHTLAMFGRYATYIGSSPYEAPAIFNMMAYLEGEKGIYGIKGGTYRLVEAFETLAKELGVQIHLNEQVNKIHVKDRRIKGVETDHQLYEADQVIAGADALTVYRHLIDEKDRPSLLNQKLAGIEPSLSGFVLLLGVPKVYEQLAHHNVFFPEDYEQEFRDIFQKKQLPQDPALYICYSGHSEPALSGGPGRSNLFVLANAPYVTKEQDWDMLKETYRQHVKIKLKEKGFFDLDEFIEYEAVQTPIDLQQKTGAYRGAIYGMSSNSFKQAFFRINNQSKDIEGLWFVGGTSHPGGGTPMVTKSGQLVAEAMLKQWT; translated from the coding sequence ATGAAAAAAGTGATCATCATCGGCGGCGGACTTGGCGGATTATCAGCAGCGATCCGTCTACAGTCACGCGGGGTTCAGGTCACCATTTTAGAAAAAGAGGCGGCTTTAGGCGGGAAATTGCAGCGCCATCATGGAGCAGGCTACTCTTTTGATTTAGGACCGAGTACCATTACAATGAAAGCATATTTTGAAGAAGTGTTTACATCCTGTCATAGACGGATGGAGGATTATGTGATCTTTTATCCGATTTTTCCGCTTACCAAAAATGTTTTTTCAGATGGGCATACGGTCGAGTTTACGCCGAATATGGAGCAAATGGAATCACAAATTGCTGCATTCAGTCCTGAAGATGCGAAGCAATACCGCGCATTTTTACAGGAATCAAAGAAGCTTTTTCAAAAGGCAGAGGAGCAGTTTTTAAATCGTTTGTTATTGAGATGGAAGGATAAGGCGGATTTTAAGCTGATGAAAGCCCTTTTCGCTGTCAAACCGTTCACATCTGTTCAGCGCCTGCTGCGTCAATATTTCCGCCATCCCCATACATTGGCGATGTTTGGACGGTATGCCACTTATATCGGCTCTTCTCCCTACGAGGCGCCGGCTATTTTTAACATGATGGCATATTTAGAAGGGGAGAAAGGGATTTATGGAATAAAGGGCGGTACGTATCGTTTAGTTGAGGCATTTGAGACACTGGCAAAAGAATTAGGCGTTCAGATTCACCTCAATGAACAAGTGAACAAGATTCATGTGAAGGATCGGCGGATCAAAGGAGTGGAGACGGATCATCAGTTGTATGAGGCAGATCAAGTCATTGCAGGAGCAGATGCGCTCACTGTATACCGTCATCTTATAGATGAAAAAGACCGTCCTAGTTTATTAAATCAAAAACTGGCTGGGATTGAACCGTCGTTATCTGGCTTTGTTCTCTTATTAGGTGTACCTAAAGTCTATGAACAGCTGGCCCATCACAATGTGTTTTTCCCTGAGGATTATGAGCAAGAATTCAGGGATATTTTTCAGAAAAAACAACTGCCTCAGGACCCGGCACTTTACATATGCTATTCAGGTCATTCAGAACCAGCTTTAAGCGGCGGACCCGGAAGAAGCAACCTGTTTGTACTGGCGAATGCACCGTATGTGACAAAAGAGCAGGATTGGGACATGCTAAAGGAGACATATCGTCAGCATGTGAAAATCAAATTAAAGGAAAAAGGTTTTTTTGATTTGGATGAGTTTATCGAATATGAAGCCGTTCAAACCCCGATTGATCTGCAGCAGAAAACGGGTGCATATCGTGGAGCCATTTATGGCATGTCTTCAAACTCGTTCAAACAGGCGTTTTTTCGCATCAATAATCAGTCAAAGGACATTGAAGGACTTTGGTTTGTTGGGGGAACAAGTCATCCAGGCGGCGGCACGCCAATGGTGACAAAATCAGGCCAGCTTGTCGCAGAAGCGATGCTGAAACAATGGACGTAA
- a CDS encoding DUF2584 domain-containing protein gives MGMPVEFNTMIVTKGKETRIEENVFELMKDGYRIYPLNIPLEVRKTKDGEKTGTAHVEKLELTDHATKVTYRLVSLHSTN, from the coding sequence ATGGGAATGCCTGTTGAATTTAATACAATGATTGTTACAAAGGGAAAAGAGACCAGAATTGAAGAAAATGTATTTGAGCTCATGAAGGATGGGTACCGCATTTATCCATTAAATATTCCACTTGAGGTGCGCAAAACGAAAGACGGGGAAAAAACAGGGACAGCACATGTTGAAAAGCTGGAGCTGACAGACCATGCCACGAAGGTGACGTACCGTCTTGTGTCATTGCATTCAACCAACTAG
- a CDS encoding glycosyltransferase, giving the protein MAFFLTVISVLLLCQFIFTIWNMRQLPVLKPASFSPDEPISLSILIPARNEEKRIQACLQSIVDQRLYPKELIVLDDHSTDQTRAMVERFTETYPWIRVQSGQALKRGWLGKSYACSQLAEAAASDWLLFLDADVRLKKGAVESVYKQLCMQKTGMLSGFPEQKTGTFFEHLVVPMMMFTIGCHLPVKWVRKSKNPAFAAAHGGFIAFEKNCYHDIGGHEAIKDSLVDDMALARRVKEKGFPFTLASIHPFVYMRMYESGQEVWEGYRKNLFPGVNRNIALLSSVFCLYTLLYLIPVIFFMIALFQLDVLSICLAILCYGLGVSIKAAIDIENGRTSAMAFFLPVSILSLIAIGFASMKIGLKKEGYEWKGRRYE; this is encoded by the coding sequence ATGGCGTTCTTCTTAACCGTGATCAGTGTACTCTTGCTCTGTCAGTTTATCTTCACCATATGGAATATGAGGCAGCTTCCTGTTTTAAAGCCAGCATCCTTTTCGCCCGATGAACCTATTTCGTTATCAATTCTGATTCCAGCGAGAAATGAGGAAAAACGGATACAAGCCTGTCTTCAGTCCATTGTAGATCAACGTCTTTACCCGAAAGAGCTCATCGTACTTGATGACCATTCGACAGATCAGACAAGAGCAATGGTGGAGCGTTTCACAGAAACATATCCGTGGATTCGTGTCCAGTCAGGTCAAGCATTAAAGCGCGGCTGGCTTGGTAAATCATATGCCTGTTCTCAGCTCGCTGAGGCAGCAGCTTCCGACTGGCTGCTATTTTTAGATGCGGATGTCCGGTTAAAAAAAGGGGCAGTTGAATCAGTATACAAGCAGTTATGCATGCAAAAAACGGGCATGCTCTCAGGCTTTCCAGAACAAAAAACAGGTACATTTTTTGAGCATCTTGTGGTTCCTATGATGATGTTTACCATTGGCTGTCACCTGCCAGTGAAATGGGTAAGAAAATCTAAGAACCCCGCTTTTGCCGCGGCACATGGCGGTTTTATTGCGTTTGAAAAGAATTGTTATCACGACATTGGCGGGCATGAAGCGATCAAGGATTCACTAGTTGATGATATGGCCTTGGCTAGACGTGTGAAAGAAAAAGGTTTTCCTTTCACACTTGCAAGCATTCATCCATTTGTGTATATGAGAATGTATGAAAGTGGACAAGAGGTTTGGGAAGGTTACCGGAAAAATTTGTTCCCGGGCGTGAATCGAAACATTGCTTTGTTAAGCAGTGTCTTTTGTTTATACACCCTCCTTTATTTGATTCCTGTCATTTTTTTCATGATCGCATTGTTTCAGCTGGATGTGCTCAGTATATGCTTAGCCATTCTTTGCTATGGGCTGGGTGTGTCGATTAAAGCGGCGATTGATATTGAAAATGGGCGGACATCTGCGATGGCTTTTTTCTTGCCGGTCAGTATTTTAAGTCTGATCGCCATTGGCTTTGCTTCTATGAAAATCGGTCTGAAAAAAGAAGGGTATGAATGGAAAGGGAGAAGGTACGAATGA
- a CDS encoding prolyl oligopeptidase family serine peptidase: MIVEKRRFPSPHPHIHLYTVTYETDGLRMKGLLAEPAGEGLYDGFLYLRGGIKNVGMVRPGRIVQFAAQGFVVFAPFYRGNQGGEGNEDFAGEDRKDAFAAFELLKQHRKVKKDRIHIFGFSRGGIMGIWTAVEMKQEAASFVTWGGVSDMKLTYEERVDMRRMMKRVIGGPPHKVPEAYENRTPLNDVDQIEAPVLIIHGEEDQHVSIEHAYLLEDALRQHGKSVETWYFHGYNHYFPPQHNREIVRRLTTWMHSRKSGNVVK; the protein is encoded by the coding sequence GTGATTGTGGAAAAAAGAAGGTTTCCGTCACCCCATCCGCATATTCACTTATATACAGTGACCTATGAGACAGATGGACTTCGGATGAAAGGTCTGCTTGCTGAACCGGCCGGCGAAGGTCTCTACGACGGCTTTTTGTATTTACGAGGCGGCATTAAAAATGTGGGAATGGTCAGACCTGGCCGGATTGTGCAATTTGCCGCGCAAGGCTTTGTTGTCTTTGCTCCCTTTTACCGAGGAAACCAGGGAGGCGAAGGGAATGAAGATTTTGCCGGAGAAGATCGAAAAGATGCATTTGCAGCCTTTGAGCTGTTAAAACAGCACAGAAAAGTGAAGAAGGATCGTATTCATATCTTTGGTTTTTCGCGGGGCGGTATTATGGGCATTTGGACCGCTGTTGAAATGAAACAGGAGGCGGCTTCCTTTGTCACATGGGGAGGCGTCAGTGACATGAAACTTACTTATGAAGAGCGTGTGGATATGAGACGGATGATGAAACGTGTGATTGGCGGCCCGCCGCATAAAGTGCCAGAGGCATATGAGAACAGAACCCCTTTAAATGATGTGGACCAAATTGAAGCACCTGTGCTCATTATCCACGGAGAAGAGGATCAACATGTATCGATTGAGCATGCGTATTTGTTAGAAGATGCGCTGCGCCAGCACGGGAAATCCGTGGAGACATGGTATTTCCACGGATACAACCACTATTTCCCGCCGCAGCATAATCGAGAAATTGTGAGAAGGCTGACCACATGGATGCACAGCCGAAAAAGCGGAAATGTGGTAAAATAA
- a CDS encoding lysophospholipid acyltransferase family protein → MKESDKSRSFKRIFSFYLERYLLHKHFRCVMMKGAVDPNEKLPVLYLANHSSWWDGLILFLLTEKASELDHYMMMEEKQLKQYAFFRKLGAFPVQKENLKSVKQALMTAKENMQAGGAVWLFPQGKIMHQDMRPLELEGGASFLVRQFEQVLVKPVTMQYTFNQFQKPTVSVVFGEDILVSGGALRSKDVTHLLRDLIETQLNAHQAQVIADPDFSINQEFRQMTRTSQSTSDVFDSFKKWVKTWRSS, encoded by the coding sequence TTGAAAGAAAGCGACAAAAGCCGATCGTTTAAACGTATATTTTCTTTTTATCTTGAGCGGTATTTACTGCATAAACATTTCCGCTGCGTGATGATGAAAGGCGCTGTGGATCCAAACGAGAAACTGCCTGTTCTTTATCTCGCCAATCATAGCTCATGGTGGGATGGACTGATCCTCTTTCTTTTAACAGAAAAAGCGTCTGAGCTCGACCACTATATGATGATGGAAGAGAAGCAGCTGAAGCAATATGCCTTTTTCCGTAAGCTTGGTGCCTTTCCGGTTCAGAAAGAGAATCTGAAAAGTGTGAAGCAAGCATTAATGACAGCAAAAGAGAACATGCAGGCTGGCGGGGCTGTATGGCTTTTTCCACAGGGGAAAATCATGCATCAGGATATGCGGCCGCTCGAATTGGAGGGCGGGGCTTCATTTTTAGTAAGACAATTTGAGCAAGTCTTGGTGAAGCCTGTGACCATGCAGTATACTTTTAATCAATTTCAAAAGCCGACAGTATCTGTTGTGTTTGGTGAAGATATCTTAGTATCTGGCGGGGCACTTCGAAGCAAGGACGTGACGCATCTGCTCAGAGATTTGATTGAAACGCAGCTAAACGCACATCAAGCACAGGTCATCGCAGATCCTGATTTTTCAATTAATCAAGAATTTAGACAAATGACAAGGACAAGTCAGTCAACAAGTGATGTGTTTGATTCCTTTAAAAAGTGGGTGAAAACATGGCGTTCTTCTTAA
- a CDS encoding alpha/beta hydrolase: MWTWHAERPVGTIVIVHGASEYHGRYKWLIEMWRNAGYHVVMGDLPGQGTSTRARGHIRSFQEYIDTVDEWIEHAKSFRLPTFLLGHSMGGLISIEWMKQYTHTKLNGLILSSPCLGLQFKPKKLLDFASKGLNVLAPSFKVESGLSIELATRNQAVIEADSNDSLYVTKVSVRWYRELIKNIDAAMQPTNVFKSIPLLLMQAGDDKIVDKTRVIKWFNGIESTNKSYREWEELYHEIFNEPEREDVFKAARAFTDQYI; this comes from the coding sequence TTGTGGACTTGGCATGCTGAAAGACCAGTTGGTACAATTGTGATTGTACATGGTGCGAGTGAATATCACGGCCGATATAAATGGCTGATTGAAATGTGGCGGAATGCAGGCTATCACGTCGTCATGGGTGACTTGCCTGGGCAAGGCACATCGACACGTGCGCGAGGCCACATTCGTTCGTTTCAAGAATACATTGATACAGTAGATGAATGGATCGAACATGCCAAATCATTCAGGCTTCCTACTTTTTTACTTGGACACAGTATGGGTGGACTCATTTCAATTGAGTGGATGAAGCAGTATACTCATACGAAGTTGAATGGCCTTATTTTATCATCACCTTGTTTAGGTCTGCAATTTAAACCGAAGAAGCTGCTGGATTTTGCGTCAAAAGGTCTAAATGTGCTGGCACCGTCTTTTAAAGTGGAGTCAGGTCTGTCGATTGAACTAGCCACACGAAATCAGGCGGTGATTGAGGCAGACTCAAATGATTCTCTTTACGTGACAAAGGTGTCCGTTCGCTGGTATCGGGAGCTGATCAAAAATATTGATGCGGCGATGCAGCCGACGAATGTTTTTAAATCGATCCCGCTCCTTTTAATGCAGGCTGGCGATGATAAGATCGTGGATAAAACGAGGGTGATCAAATGGTTCAATGGCATAGAATCAACCAATAAATCATACCGTGAATGGGAAGAGCTGTATCACGAAATTTTTAATGAACCAGAAAGAGAAGATGTGTTTAAGGCGGCAAGAGCCTTTACAGATCAATATATTTGA
- the asnB gene encoding asparagine synthase (glutamine-hydrolyzing) — MCGFVGVFNHRPLSETTEQEELIKQMNRLIVHRGPDDEGYFHDEHVGFGFRRLSIIDVEHGKQPLSYEDEKYWIIFNGEIYNYVELKEELVKKGYTFRTDSDTEVLLATYCHYKEAAASKLRGMFAFLIWDKEAQLLYGARDPFGIKPLYFTQMDEQVYFASERKSLMAVNENILFDETSLQQYMSFQFVPEPNTLDQKVHKVEPGHQFTLRPGQEIEFKTYWKVQFKPEQTQEQKLIEEVRDAIYDSVKLHMRSDVPVGSFLSGGIDSSFIVSVAKEFHPELKTFSVGFQQDGFSEVDVAKETADQLGLQNFSAVISPEEYMNELPKIVWHLDDPLADPAAIPLYFVAKEAKKQVTVVLSGEGADELFGGYNIYREPLSLKPFESVPSMLKKFLLRLARLMPEGMKGKSFIVRGCTPLEERYIGNAKIFEEPVKKNLLKQYDPNITYRDVTKTYFEESAGYSDINKMQYVDIHTWMRGDILLKADKMTMANSLELRVPFLDKVVFEAASKIPEELKTKDGTTKYLLRKAAEGIVPDHVLNRKKLGFPVPIRHWLKHEMNTWAKDIMKNSQTDEYINKEYVLDLLNEHCAGKADHSRKIWTVLIFMIWHSIYVERSIDPEQLNHQPKEVIFS, encoded by the coding sequence ATGTGTGGGTTTGTTGGTGTATTTAATCACCGTCCATTGTCCGAAACTACTGAACAGGAAGAGCTAATTAAACAAATGAATCGTCTCATCGTTCATCGTGGTCCGGATGATGAGGGGTACTTTCATGATGAGCATGTAGGATTTGGATTTAGACGTTTAAGTATTATAGATGTTGAGCACGGAAAGCAGCCGCTTTCTTATGAAGATGAAAAGTATTGGATTATTTTCAACGGAGAAATTTATAACTATGTGGAGCTGAAGGAAGAGCTTGTGAAAAAAGGCTATACGTTCCGCACAGATTCTGATACGGAAGTCCTTCTTGCCACATACTGTCATTATAAAGAAGCAGCCGCTTCTAAGCTTCGCGGCATGTTTGCCTTTTTAATTTGGGATAAAGAAGCGCAATTATTATATGGCGCAAGAGATCCTTTTGGCATCAAACCGCTTTATTTTACACAAATGGATGAGCAAGTGTACTTTGCGTCTGAACGCAAAAGCTTGATGGCAGTGAACGAGAACATTTTATTTGATGAGACATCCTTACAGCAATACATGTCATTTCAGTTCGTACCTGAGCCAAATACACTTGATCAAAAGGTGCACAAAGTAGAGCCTGGTCATCAATTTACTTTACGCCCAGGACAAGAGATTGAATTTAAGACTTACTGGAAGGTTCAATTTAAGCCTGAGCAGACACAAGAACAAAAGCTGATTGAAGAAGTACGCGATGCAATCTATGATTCTGTGAAACTTCACATGAGAAGTGATGTACCTGTTGGTTCATTCCTATCAGGTGGTATCGATTCTTCTTTCATCGTATCTGTCGCAAAGGAATTTCATCCTGAGCTGAAGACGTTTTCTGTTGGCTTCCAGCAGGATGGCTTTAGTGAAGTTGATGTGGCGAAGGAAACAGCCGATCAGCTGGGCTTACAAAACTTCAGCGCTGTGATTTCTCCTGAGGAATATATGAATGAGCTTCCGAAAATTGTCTGGCATTTAGATGATCCTTTAGCTGATCCAGCGGCGATTCCATTGTATTTCGTGGCAAAGGAAGCGAAGAAACAAGTGACGGTCGTTCTTTCTGGTGAGGGAGCAGACGAGCTGTTCGGTGGATATAATATTTACCGTGAGCCGCTTTCTCTTAAACCATTTGAATCGGTTCCATCTATGCTGAAAAAGTTTCTTCTTCGTCTGGCGCGCTTAATGCCAGAAGGAATGAAAGGAAAAAGTTTTATCGTCCGCGGCTGTACACCATTAGAGGAACGTTATATCGGTAATGCGAAAATCTTTGAAGAGCCAGTAAAGAAAAACCTTTTAAAGCAGTATGATCCGAACATTACGTATCGTGATGTGACGAAGACATACTTTGAGGAAAGTGCAGGCTACAGTGATATTAACAAAATGCAATATGTTGATATTCATACGTGGATGCGCGGTGACATCTTACTGAAAGCAGATAAGATGACAATGGCGAATTCTCTTGAACTTCGTGTTCCATTCCTTGATAAGGTCGTTTTTGAAGCGGCTTCTAAAATTCCAGAAGAGCTGAAAACAAAAGATGGCACAACGAAATATTTATTGCGTAAAGCAGCGGAAGGCATTGTGCCTGACCATGTGTTAAACCGCAAGAAGCTGGGTTTCCCTGTTCCAATTCGTCATTGGCTGAAACATGAGATGAACACTTGGGCGAAAGACATCATGAAAAACAGTCAAACTGACGAATATATTAACAAAGAGTATGTGCTTGATTTATTAAATGAACATTGTGCTGGTAAAGCAGATCATAGCCGTAAGATTTGGACCGTTCTGATTTTTATGATTTGGCACAGCATTTATGTCGAGCGCAGCATTGATCCAGAGCAATTGAATCATCAACCGAAAGAAGTCATCTTTAGTTAA
- a CDS encoding gamma carbonic anhydrase family protein, with product MIYPYHQFTPEIHESVFVADNATITGDVTIGEYSSVWFQTVIRGDVAPVRIGKNVNIQDLSCLHQSPGKTLLIEDGATIGHQATLHSSIIRKNALIGMGSIILDGAEIGEGAFIGAGSLVPQGKIIPKGSLAFGRPAKVVRLLTDEDIQDMNRIRREYVEKGQYYRSLLSR from the coding sequence GTGATTTATCCATATCATCAGTTTACACCTGAGATTCATGAATCGGTCTTTGTCGCAGATAACGCCACCATTACCGGTGATGTCACAATTGGAGAATATTCGAGCGTGTGGTTCCAAACCGTTATCAGAGGTGATGTTGCACCTGTGAGAATTGGAAAGAACGTCAACATTCAAGATTTATCGTGCTTGCATCAAAGTCCTGGAAAAACACTTCTTATTGAAGATGGTGCTACCATTGGACACCAGGCCACATTACATAGCTCAATCATTCGAAAAAATGCTCTCATTGGCATGGGATCTATCATTCTCGATGGTGCGGAGATTGGCGAAGGCGCCTTTATCGGTGCAGGAAGCCTTGTCCCTCAAGGTAAGATCATTCCAAAAGGATCACTCGCTTTTGGCCGTCCAGCCAAAGTCGTTCGGCTGTTAACAGATGAAGATATCCAAGACATGAACCGAATCCGCAGAGAATATGTAGAAAAAGGACAATACTATCGTTCCCTTTTATCTCGTTAA
- the pckA gene encoding phosphoenolpyruvate carboxykinase (ATP) translates to MNSVDLKEDLQSLLSLENTHQNLSVPKLVEKILARNEGVLTSTGAVRATTGAYTGRSPKDKFIVKEESSEHKIDWGQVNQPISKETFDRLYTKIVSYLKERDELFVFEGFAGADERYRMPITVVNEFAWHNLFAKQLFIRPDGSTPSSNEKPFTILSAPHFKADPATDGTNSETFIIISFEKRTILIGGTEYAGEMKKSIFSVMNYLLPEQDILSMHCSANVGQEGDVALFFGLSGTGKTTLSASTSRKLIGDDEHGWSGTGVFNIEGGCYAKCVNLSEEKEPQIYKAISFGSVLENVVLDEETREADYDDTFFTENTRAAYPIEMIDNIVKPSIAGHPSAIVFLTADAFGVLPPISRLTKEQAMYHFLSGYTSKLAGTERGVTSPETTFSTCFGSPFLPLPAHVYAEMLGKKMDEHGAKVFLVNTGWTGGGYGTGKRMNLAHTRAMVQAAIEGDLDNAEMITDDIFGLHIPLHIPGVPDEVLQPAKTWDDQEAYQEKAHFLANEFKKNFQKFSHAASDIEAKGGPLV, encoded by the coding sequence ATGAACTCAGTGGATTTAAAAGAAGATTTGCAGTCATTGCTCTCATTAGAAAATACGCACCAAAATTTATCTGTTCCGAAACTTGTTGAAAAGATTTTGGCACGTAATGAAGGCGTTTTAACATCAACAGGAGCTGTCCGCGCCACAACTGGAGCCTACACAGGACGTTCGCCTAAAGATAAATTTATCGTCAAAGAAGAAAGCTCTGAACATAAAATCGATTGGGGGCAAGTAAACCAGCCGATCTCCAAAGAAACATTTGACCGTTTATATACAAAGATTGTGTCATACTTAAAAGAACGTGATGAATTATTCGTCTTTGAAGGGTTTGCAGGCGCTGATGAAAGATACCGTATGCCGATTACAGTTGTAAACGAATTCGCATGGCACAATCTTTTTGCAAAGCAGCTATTCATCAGACCTGACGGATCAACACCTTCTTCTAACGAAAAACCTTTCACCATCTTATCTGCACCGCACTTTAAAGCAGATCCCGCAACAGATGGCACTAACTCTGAAACGTTTATCATCATTTCTTTTGAAAAACGCACGATTCTTATCGGCGGAACAGAATATGCAGGAGAGATGAAAAAGTCCATTTTCTCTGTGATGAACTACCTGCTTCCTGAGCAAGATATTTTATCCATGCACTGCTCAGCAAACGTAGGTCAAGAAGGCGATGTGGCCTTGTTCTTCGGCCTTTCAGGTACTGGGAAAACGACGCTTTCTGCAAGCACAAGCCGCAAGCTGATCGGAGACGATGAACACGGCTGGTCTGGAACAGGAGTCTTCAATATCGAGGGCGGATGCTATGCGAAATGTGTGAACTTGAGTGAAGAAAAAGAACCACAAATCTACAAAGCAATCAGCTTCGGATCCGTTCTTGAGAACGTTGTGCTTGATGAAGAAACACGTGAAGCGGATTATGATGATACATTCTTTACTGAAAATACACGCGCCGCTTACCCGATCGAAATGATTGACAACATCGTGAAACCAAGTATTGCAGGACATCCATCAGCTATTGTCTTCTTAACAGCTGATGCGTTTGGCGTCTTACCCCCAATCAGCCGATTAACAAAAGAACAGGCGATGTACCATTTCTTGAGCGGGTACACAAGTAAATTAGCTGGAACTGAGCGCGGTGTCACATCACCAGAAACGACATTCTCTACTTGCTTCGGTTCACCCTTCCTTCCGCTTCCAGCTCACGTCTATGCTGAAATGCTTGGCAAAAAGATGGATGAACACGGTGCAAAAGTATTCCTTGTCAATACAGGCTGGACTGGCGGAGGCTATGGTACAGGCAAACGAATGAATCTCGCTCATACAAGAGCAATGGTGCAGGCAGCAATCGAAGGTGACCTTGACAATGCTGAAATGATCACTGATGACATCTTTGGCTTACACATCCCTCTTCATATTCCTGGTGTACCAGATGAAGTGCTTCAACCTGCTAAAACATGGGATGACCAAGAGGCTTATCAAGAAAAAGCACACTTCCTTGCCAATGAATTTAAAAAGAACTTCCAAAAGTTCAGCCACGCGGCAAGTGACATTGAAGCCAAAGGCGGACCACTCGTATAA
- the metK gene encoding methionine adenosyltransferase, whose product MSQNRRLFTSESVTEGHPDKICDQISDSILDEILKKDPNARVACETSVTTGLVLVSGEITTSTYVDIPKTVRDTIKEIGYTRAKYGFDAETCAVLTSIDEQSADIAQGVDKALEAREGTMTEEEIDAIGAGDQGLMFGFANNETEELMPLPISLAHKLSRRLTEVRKDETLAYLRPDGKTQVTVEYDEQNKPARIDTVVISTQHAPEVTLEQIQSDIKEHVISPVVPSELIDEQTKYFINPTGRFVIGGPQGDAGLTGRKIIVDTYGGYARHGGGAFSGKDATKVDRSAAYAARYVAKNIVAAGLADSCEVQLAYAIGVAQPVSISIDTFGTGKASEEKLIELVRANFDLRPAGIIKMLDLRRPIYKQTAAYGHFGRHDLDLPWEKTDKADTLRKEALGQ is encoded by the coding sequence ATGAGTCAAAATCGTCGTTTATTTACTTCAGAATCAGTAACAGAAGGACATCCGGATAAAATCTGTGATCAAATTTCAGACAGCATTTTGGATGAAATTTTAAAGAAAGATCCAAATGCGCGTGTTGCCTGTGAAACTTCTGTTACAACCGGTCTCGTATTAGTAAGCGGTGAAATTACAACGTCTACTTATGTCGATATTCCAAAGACGGTCCGTGACACAATTAAGGAAATTGGCTACACACGTGCAAAATATGGTTTTGATGCGGAAACATGTGCGGTACTTACATCAATTGATGAACAGTCTGCTGATATTGCGCAAGGTGTAGATAAAGCGCTTGAAGCACGTGAAGGAACAATGACTGAAGAAGAAATTGATGCGATTGGTGCAGGTGACCAAGGATTGATGTTTGGTTTTGCTAACAATGAAACCGAAGAGCTCATGCCGCTGCCGATTTCACTAGCGCATAAATTATCTCGCCGTTTAACAGAAGTACGTAAGGATGAAACACTTGCTTACCTTCGTCCAGACGGAAAAACACAAGTTACAGTTGAATATGATGAGCAAAACAAACCAGCTCGTATTGACACAGTGGTTATTTCTACGCAGCATGCACCAGAAGTGACGCTTGAACAAATTCAAAGTGACATAAAAGAGCATGTGATCAGCCCTGTCGTTCCAAGTGAACTGATTGATGAACAGACAAAATACTTTATTAACCCAACTGGCCGTTTCGTGATCGGTGGACCTCAAGGGGATGCTGGTTTAACTGGACGTAAAATCATCGTTGATACGTATGGCGGATACGCCCGTCATGGCGGCGGTGCTTTCTCAGGCAAGGACGCAACGAAGGTTGACCGTTCTGCGGCATACGCTGCTCGTTACGTAGCGAAAAATATCGTTGCCGCCGGCCTTGCAGATTCTTGTGAAGTACAGCTTGCTTATGCCATTGGTGTTGCACAGCCTGTATCGATTTCAATTGATACATTCGGAACAGGAAAAGCTTCTGAAGAAAAATTAATTGAATTGGTTCGTGCAAACTTTGATCTTCGTCCAGCTGGCATTATTAAAATGCTTGACCTGCGGCGTCCGATCTACAAACAAACAGCTGCATACGGACATTTCGGCCGCCACGACTTAGATCTTCCGTGGGAAAAAACGGATAAAGCTGATACACTTCGCAAAGAAGCATTGGGACAATAA